GATCGGCCGGATCACCTCCTCGGGCGTGTCGGGGCCGTACCCTCCCCCGACCCAACCGAACCCGCCCTCCGCAAGCACCCGCGCGACCTCCGCGAGGAGCCCCGGGGTGAGGAAGAAGAACGCGCCCCGCACCACCACCGCGTCGAACGACCGGTCCTCCAGGGCCAGGGGCTCCAGCGGGCCCACCCGCGCCTCCAGGCGGTCGGCCACGCCCGCCGTTCGAGCCAGGTCGCCGGCCCAGCCGGGCACTGCAGGGGACTCGTCGTACACCACCGCCTCCAGCCCATCGCGCTGCCGCAGGGCCTCCACCGCGATGCCCCCGGCGAACGGCCCCAGGTCCAGCAGCCGCCCCGGCCGGCCGCCGCACCGCCCCAGCAGGTACCGGGCCATGTGCGGGTACACTGGGGCCCACAACCGGTTGATTTCGAGGATGAGCGTTTCGTCCCGGGTCATGGGGAAATCACCGGTTGAACCGCATCAGGATGGCTTCCAAGGCCGAGCCGCCCAGGGCTCGGGCCTTCTCCGAGATGGTGAAGCAGTACCTGCGGTCGCCCCGGGGGTCGATGTCCCCGGCCTTCAAGCCCTTCCACACCCGCAGCCCCGGCCGCAGGAGCCCCCGCACCACCCCGCCGATCCGGGCCCGGACCTCTCGGCCGGCCACCCGGGCCACCACCTGATCCGGCTCCACCGGGTCCCCGATGTCCACCGTGGGCTCGAACACGCCGTCGCACGGGGCCCGGAGCACCCGCTCCGTGGTGTAGCCCAGGGTGGCGCCGGGAACGCCGGTGTTGGGCTGGGCCTCGCCCTCGAAGATCAGGCGGCCCAGGTCGTGGCCGCGGTTCGTCTCGACCACCACGTCCACGTCCTCGCCGGCTCGGAACCCGGGGCCGAACCCGATCACCAGATCGGCCATGTCCCGGTGGGTGCCCAGGTTGCGCTTGGCAATGGTGGCGTCGATCAGCACCTGGGGCTGCCAGGCCTCCAGGCACTCCAGCTCCGGGTCCACCACCACGGGGATCGCCCCCGCATCCAGGACCGCGTCGAACTCCCCGGCCGCCTCCACCCGACGGGCCTCCACCCCCTCCACCTCGGTCCGGCCGTCCCACACGGCCTCGCAGAAGCTGACCTTGCGGCGCACGGCCAACGGCTCGGGCACCTCGGTCAGGGCCACCCGCAGATGGCTCCGGAACAGCCGGTGGGCGATGCCCGAGGCCATCTCCCCGGCGCCCCGAACGAGCACCCGAAGGTCGGTCAGGCTGGAATGAAGGCGCATAGGTAACGTCGGTTGTTGGTTATTGGTTATTGGTTATTGGTCGTTGGTCGTCGGTCTTCGGTCGGGGGGCGCGGGCCCCCTGGCGGATCCGCTCGTACTCCTCCGGGGTGTCCACGTCGGCGATCACCCCGGGGTCCTCCACCGCTACTTCCAGCACCTCCTCGGGGTAGCGGCGGAGGATCGATCGGGCGCCCTCGTCTCCGGCAAGGGCCAGGAGCCCACCCCGGTATCGCCGGAGGTCCAGAAGCACGGGGTGCCCCCTTCGGCCCTCGTGGACCGGAACCACGATGCCTTGGGCGGCATCACGAAACGCCGCCACCAGGCGTCGAACCACCGGGGCCCCAAGGTCTGGGAGATCCCCCAGCGCGATCGCCACCGCCTCCACGCCGCTCCCGAGGGCTTCGACGCCCTTCCGCAGCGACCCGGCCATGCCCTCCGAGAAATCCGGGTTCTCGGCAAAGAGGACCGGGAGCCCCTTCAGGGCCTGCCGCACGGCCTCGGCGTCCCGGCCCACCACCACGACCACGGGTCTCAGGCCCGCCTCCAACAGCGCCCGGGCCGGCCGCCGGACCAGGGGCTCCCCTTCCACCGGCAGGAGGAGCTTGTTGGGGCCTCCCATCCGGGCCGACGCGCCGGCGGCCAGCAGCAGCCCGGCGAGGCTTCCACGTAACTTCGGTCGTTGGTCGTCGGTCGTTGGTCGTCGGTCGGGGGCCTTCGGCCCGCTGGGCGGCCGGGCCACTCCCCCGAACCGCCGCCAAACGCCCGGTGGGGCATGGGGTCTGCTGGAGAGCCGCGTGCGGCTCCTTAGCTCGCCGCGCAGCGCCTCCCACGCTCGTACTGTGAATCCGTTCGTGCCCCACCGAACGGTTATGAAACCGCCGACGGTGCCCCGTGCCTGCGCGGCGAATCGCAATGCCCGGCTTCGCACGCGGCCGGAAGCAGGCCCCGTGCCCCTACGCCGGCAAAGGTTCCGGACCAACGAAAGCTACCCTTCCCGTTGTAGGGCCCCGCAGGGGCCTAATGGGGCTCCCCGTTCTTTGAGCGCCCGAAGCACCCGTTCGGGCTTCAGGGGCAGGCGGTTCAGACGCACGCCCACGGCGTCGTAGATGGCGTTGGCGATGGCCGGGGCCGAGGGCACCAGGCCGGGCTCGCCGATCCCCTTGGCCCCGAACGGGCCGGCCGGGTCCTCGGTCTCCACGATCACCGGCTCCACCTTCACGGCGTCCTTGGCCGTGAGGATCTTGTAGTCGCGGAAGTTGGGGTTTCGGAGCCGGCCCTGCTCGAAGATCATCTCCTCGGACAGGGCGTACCCGATGCCCATCATCACCGCGCCTTGCACCTGGCCCCGCAGGAGCATCGGGTTGATCGCCCGGCCCACGTCGTGGGCCGCCACGTACTTGACGATCTCCACGTGGCCGGTGGCGGTGTCCACCTCCACCTCCACGCCGTGGCAGCCCCAGGCGTAGGTGCACGAGTAATTGCCCTTGAACTCCCCCTCCAGCATGTCGGTGTCGGGCTCGTAAAAGTGGGCCGCCATGAACATGGTGTTGCCGGTCTTGGCGAAGTGGGCCCTCCGGAGCACCTTTGCCAGGGGCAGGTTTTTCGAGGGATCCTCCCGGCACACCACCTGGCCGTTCTCCAGGGCCAGGATCTCGGGCGGGGCCTCCAGCATCTGGCCCGCGAACTCCAGGATCTGGTCGCGCACCATGCGGGCGGCGTTCAACGCCGAGTTGCCCGCGATGAAGGTGGACCGGGACGCGTGCACCCCCACGTCCCAGGGGCACACGTCGGTGTCGCCCACGATCACGTTGACCCGTTCGATCCCCACCCCCAGGGTCTCGGCCACGATCTGCCTGAGCACCGTGTCCAGGCCCTGGCCGATGTCCATGGACCCGCTGAACACGTCCACGTTCCCGAAGTCGTCCACCTTGATCAGGGTGCCGCACCCGTCGGACCGGTAGATCTTGGCCCCGCCGCCCACGTGCATCAGGCAGGCCATGCCCACGCCCCGGCGCTTGGACCCCCTCTGGCCGGCCCGGCCCCGCTTGTTCTCCCAGTCGAGGCGCTTGGCCACCTCCTCGATGCACTCCCGGTGGCCGCAGGTGGTGACCTTGAACCCCTGGGGCGTGACCTCCCCCGGCTCGTTCGCGTTGCGCAGGCGCATCTCCAGGGGGTCCAGCCCGACCTTTTCGGCCAGCTCGTCCAGGTTGCACTCGATGGCGAAGGTGACCTGGGGCGTGCCGTACCCGCGCATGGCCTGGCAGTAGGTGTTGTTCGTGTACACGCAGGTGGCCTCGAACCGAACGTTGGGCACCCGGTACAGGCTGGTGGCCGGCATCATCATCACCGTGGGGGTGGTGGCCCCCCAGGAGGTGTAGGCCCCGTTGTCCAGGACCATGGAGATCTCCCGGAAGGTGAGCCGACCCTCGGCGTCGCACCCCTGCCGCACCCGCACATTGACCGGCTGGCGGGGAGAGGTGGCGAAGAACTCCTCCTCCCGGTCGAACACGATCTTCACCGGCCGTCCGGTGCGGTGGGCGAGCAGGATCGCGATGTACTCGTGGGCATAGGTGTCGAGCTTCGATCCGAACCCGCCGCCGATGGCCGCGTTCACCACCCGCACCCGGCCCCGGAGCCCCATGGCCTTCAAGGCCTCCATGTAGTCGGTCCGGGCCAGGCTGGGGATCTGGGTGTTCGAGTACATGGTCAGGTTGCCGTGGGGATCGAACGAGGCGATGCACCCCGACGTGCCCAGGCAGCAGTGGGTCACCCACCCCACCTCGTACTCGCCCTCGGCCACGAACGCGCTGGCCTCCTCCCCGGCCTTCACGTCGCCCGCCTCCACCCGCCAGGGAAGGCGCAACCGGTTGTCCTTGAGGGGCTTGCCCCGGGGGTCGGTCTCGTGCACCCGGGGCGCGTCGGGCTTCAGGGCCTCGTCCGGGTCGAACACCGCGGGCAGGTCCTCGTACTCCACCCGGATCTTCCGCACCGCCTCCTCGGCCGCCTCGGGCGTGGTGGCGGCCACGGCCGCGATCTCGTCCCGGTACTGACGCACCCGGTCCTTCTTCAGGGCGGTGTTGTCCTTCAGGAACCCGAACCGGATCTCCGGGGTGTTGTAGGCCGTGATCACCGCCTTCACGCCCGGCACCTTCTCCGCCTCGGAGGTGTCGATCGAGACGATCCGCGCGCTCACCCGGTCGCTGTACTTGATCTTGCCGTACAGCATGCCCGGGATCTTCAGGTCGTGGATGTAGACGGTGCGTCCCGTGACCTTCTCGGCGCCGTCCACCTTGGGGACGGCCTTGCCCACCACTGCCGTGGCACTCATCGGCTCAACTCCTCGGCCGCCGCCTGCACGGCCTCGATGATCTGGGCGTACCCGGTGCACCGGCACAGATTCCCGGCCAGGGCGGTGCGGATCTCCTCCTCGCTGGGCAGCGGCACCCGGTCCAGGAGCGCCTTGGCCGACAGCACCATGCCGGGGGTGCAGAACCCGCACTGCACGGCCCCCTTCTCCACGAACGCGCGCTGGATCGGGTGGAGTTCCCCTCCCGGCCCGGCCAGCCCCTCCACGGTGGTCACCTCGGCGCCGTCGGCCTCCACGGCCGGGTACAGGCAGGCGTTCACCGCCCGGCCGTTCACGAGGACCGTGCAGGCCCCGCACTCGCCCGCCCCGCACCCCTCCTTGGCCCCGGTGAGCTCCAACTCCTCCCGGAGCACCCGCAGGAGGTTCCAATGGGGCGCCACCGCCACGATGGCGTCCTCCCCGTTGACCTTGAACCGAATCGTGATGCGTTCCATATCAGAGCTCTCCTTGAGGGACGCTGGGCGGCTAGGCGGCCGGGCGGCTCCCGGGCCGTCGCGTCAAGGCTCCGCGGGGCATGGGGGCTGCTGGAGCGCCGCGTGCGGCTCCTCAGCTCGCCGCGCAGCGCCTCCAACGCTTGTACCGTGAAACCGTTCGTGCCCGGCCGCACCGCCATAAGACCACTGTTGGTGCCCCCTGCCTGCGCGGCGAACCTCATGCCCGGCTTCGCGCGCGGCCGGAAGCAGGCCCCATGCCCCTCCGCCGAAACTGAGTGGGGACCGGTGCACTTTACCCCTTTCGTGAGAGGACCGCCTCGTCCAGGATCCGGGGGATCCACACCCGGATCATCTCCCGGCGGTACCACGCCTCGCCCCGCCAGGAGTCGCGCACCTTGGCCTCCTGGGCCGCGATCTCGGCGGCCTCGGCCGCGGCCTCGCGGGTGAGGGGCTCGCCCTCCAGCCGCTCCTCGGCCTTGCGCACCCGCAGGGGGGTGGGACCGGCCACCCCCAGGGCGATCCGGGCCTCGGCCACCCGGCCGTCGGCCCCGAGGGTGACCCGGGCGCCGATGCCGATCATCGGCAGCTCCACGGCCTTGCGGCGGGTGATCTTCCGGTAGCCCGCAAAGGTCCTGCCCGCCGGGAGCGGCAATCGGATCTCGGCCAGCACCTCGCCGGGGCCGAGCACGGTCCGGTTCGGGCCGGCGAAAAACTCGGTCAGCGGCACGTCCCGGTGGCCGGTTCCGGTCTCGATGCGGCACTCGGCGTCGTAGAGCAGGAGCCCCACGGCCGAGTCGGCCGAAGGGGCGGCGTTGCACAGGTTTCCGCCCACCGTGGCCACGTTGCGCACCTGCCTCGACCCCACGCCCGAGCAGGCCTGGTGCAGGGCCGGAAAGTGCTCGGCCACCCACAGGTCGTCCTCCACCTCGGCATGGGTGACGCATGCCCCCAGCACGAGGCCGTGCTCCGTCTTCCGCAGGCCCGAGAGCTCCGGCACGTTGCGCAACGACACCAGGGCCTCGGGCGCGAGCTTGCCGGCCCGCAGGTTCACCCAGACGTCCGTGGCCCCCGCCACCGGAACCGCCCCCGGCCCCAGGTCCGCCAGCAGGGACAGGGCCTCGCCCAGGCTGGTGGGGCGGTGATAGGAAAAGCCTCTTGCGGCCATGTCGCGTCCTCCGCGCTCAGCGCTTGTCGAACACCCGTTTCGCCTTCTTCTCGCTGCGGGGCAGGCTGGCGTAGTCCACCACCCTCACCTCGGCCGACACCATGATCTGGCTCTTGATCCGGTGCTCCAGGTCCGCCTCGATGCGCTCGTCCTTGAGGGGATCCCCGGCCGGATCCCGCTCCACGTAGATGGTCATGTAGTCCCGGCCCTGGCGCCGCTCGAGCACGATGTTGTACTCGCTGGACACCCCCGGCACCTCCGACAGGATCTCGTCGATCTGGCCCGGGTAGATGTTCACGGCCCGGTAGATGAACATGTCGTCGTCCCGTCCCAGGATCCGGTCGTGCCGGGGCAGCACCGACCCGCAGGCGCACCGCCCCGGCAGGGCCCGGGTCAGATCCCGGGTGCGGTACCGGATCAGGGGGCTGGCCTCCTTTCGGAGGGTGGTCACCACCATCTCCCCGATCTCCCCCTCGGGCACCGGCTTCAGGGTCTGGGGATCGAGGATCTCCAGGATGTACATGTCGGCCCAGTAGTGGATGCCCCGGTGCTCGCGGCAGTCGATGCCGGCACCCGGCCCGTACAGCTCGGTCATGCCGGTGATGTCGAACACGTGCTCCACCCCGAGCCCCTCCTGGATCCGGCGCCGCATCCGGTCGCTGCACCGCTCCGAGCCCTGGATCACCGACCTCAGGCGGATGCGGTCCCGCAGGTTCCGGCGCTCCACCTCCTCGGCCAGCAGCAGGGCCATGCTGGCGGTGCAGCACACCACCGTGGGCTGCAGGTCCACCAGGAACTGACACTGGAGGTCCACGTTACCGGGCCCCACGGGCACCGCCATGGCGCCGACGGCCTCGCACCCGGCCTGGAAGCTCACCCCCGCGGTCCACAGCCCGTACCCCACGGCGATCTGGACCCGGTCGCCCGGGCCCACCCCGGCCATCTCGTAGCACCGGGCGAAGAACGCGGTCCAGTCCTCGATGTCCTTGCGGGTGTAGGCGAGGATCTTGCGCTTGCCCGTGGTTCCCGAGGACGAGTGGATCCGCACCACCCGATCCGTGGGCACGCTCAGGAGCGGGAACGGGTATCCTTCGCGCAGGTCGTTGGCCGTGGTGAACGGCAGGCGTTGGATGTCCTCGAGGGTCTTGATCTGGTCGGGCCGCACCCCGGCCTCGTCGAACCGGCGGCGGTAGAACTCCGACCCCTCGTACGCGTGCCGAACGGTCCAGCGGAGCCCCTCGAGCTGGATACGGGCCAGCTCCTCCTCGTCCCGGATGGATGGCATGAAGGTTTGGCTCATGGTGAATGGCTCCCGGCAACTTCGGTCGTCGGTCTTTGGTCGTCGGTCGGGTCGGCTCCCGGGCTGCTCGGCCGTCACGCTTCGTCGGAGCCCCCAGCCCCACCGCCGCAATCCGCATACTTTTTTGCGAAACGGAACGCCGGGTTAATAGTCCCCGGGGGATAAACAGGCGCTATCGCTCCCTGCTCGGAGGGGCAAGGGACCTGTCGGAGAGCCGGGCGCGGCCCCTTAGCTCGCCGCGCAACGCCTCTGACGCTTGCCCCGCCCTCCGAGGTGACGCGCCTGTCTTGTCGCCGGGTTAATAGTCTCTAGTTTCCAGTCTCTAGTCTCTAGTCTCTGGTTTCTGCCTCTCCGGAGCGCAGCCTCTCCGTCTCGGCCTCGTCCACGGTCCAGGTGGCCGGGTCGATGGCCACGCCGTAGTCCTCCCGGGCCTTCTCCAGGGAGACCACGCCGTTTCGCACGTCCCGGAGCACCTTGGCCGGGTCCCGCTCCCTGGGGTCGCCCCAGCCCCCGCCGCCCCCGGCCTGCTGGAAGTACACGGTGCCGGCCGGCACGTTCTCCACCAGGTCCTTGCTGGTGCAGGTGTACCACCGGCCGTCCGGGTACCGGAGCTTGATCACGTTCAGGGTGCCGTCCTTGCCCCCCACCGCGCCCCTGGCGGGCTCCACGTCGCCGTCGCCGAAGGTCACCACCTTCACGTTCTCGCCGCCCATGACGAACTCGGTCTCCACCCCCAGGCCGCCCCGCCACCGGCCGGCCCCTGCCGAGTCGCACCAGTACTCGTGGCGGACGAGGCGGTGTGGGGTCTGTTGCTCGAACATCTCGTAGTCCTGGTCGAGCACCCC
This is a stretch of genomic DNA from Deferrisoma camini S3R1. It encodes these proteins:
- the yqeB gene encoding selenium-dependent molybdenum cofactor biosynthesis protein YqeB, whose product is MRLHSSLTDLRVLVRGAGEMASGIAHRLFRSHLRVALTEVPEPLAVRRKVSFCEAVWDGRTEVEGVEARRVEAAGEFDAVLDAGAIPVVVDPELECLEAWQPQVLIDATIAKRNLGTHRDMADLVIGFGPGFRAGEDVDVVVETNRGHDLGRLIFEGEAQPNTGVPGATLGYTTERVLRAPCDGVFEPTVDIGDPVEPDQVVARVAGREVRARIGGVVRGLLRPGLRVWKGLKAGDIDPRGDRRYCFTISEKARALGGSALEAILMRFNR
- a CDS encoding FAD binding domain-containing protein: MAARGFSYHRPTSLGEALSLLADLGPGAVPVAGATDVWVNLRAGKLAPEALVSLRNVPELSGLRKTEHGLVLGACVTHAEVEDDLWVAEHFPALHQACSGVGSRQVRNVATVGGNLCNAAPSADSAVGLLLYDAECRIETGTGHRDVPLTEFFAGPNRTVLGPGEVLAEIRLPLPAGRTFAGYRKITRRKAVELPMIGIGARVTLGADGRVAEARIALGVAGPTPLRVRKAEERLEGEPLTREAAAEAAEIAAQEAKVRDSWRGEAWYRREMIRVWIPRILDEAVLSRKG
- a CDS encoding (2Fe-2S)-binding protein translates to MERITIRFKVNGEDAIVAVAPHWNLLRVLREELELTGAKEGCGAGECGACTVLVNGRAVNACLYPAVEADGAEVTTVEGLAGPGGELHPIQRAFVEKGAVQCGFCTPGMVLSAKALLDRVPLPSEEEIRTALAGNLCRCTGYAQIIEAVQAAAEELSR
- a CDS encoding phenylacetate--CoA ligase family protein: MSQTFMPSIRDEEELARIQLEGLRWTVRHAYEGSEFYRRRFDEAGVRPDQIKTLEDIQRLPFTTANDLREGYPFPLLSVPTDRVVRIHSSSGTTGKRKILAYTRKDIEDWTAFFARCYEMAGVGPGDRVQIAVGYGLWTAGVSFQAGCEAVGAMAVPVGPGNVDLQCQFLVDLQPTVVCCTASMALLLAEEVERRNLRDRIRLRSVIQGSERCSDRMRRRIQEGLGVEHVFDITGMTELYGPGAGIDCREHRGIHYWADMYILEILDPQTLKPVPEGEIGEMVVTTLRKEASPLIRYRTRDLTRALPGRCACGSVLPRHDRILGRDDDMFIYRAVNIYPGQIDEILSEVPGVSSEYNIVLERRQGRDYMTIYVERDPAGDPLKDERIEADLEHRIKSQIMVSAEVRVVDYASLPRSEKKAKRVFDKR
- a CDS encoding xanthine dehydrogenase family protein molybdopterin-binding subunit, coding for MSATAVVGKAVPKVDGAEKVTGRTVYIHDLKIPGMLYGKIKYSDRVSARIVSIDTSEAEKVPGVKAVITAYNTPEIRFGFLKDNTALKKDRVRQYRDEIAAVAATTPEAAEEAVRKIRVEYEDLPAVFDPDEALKPDAPRVHETDPRGKPLKDNRLRLPWRVEAGDVKAGEEASAFVAEGEYEVGWVTHCCLGTSGCIASFDPHGNLTMYSNTQIPSLARTDYMEALKAMGLRGRVRVVNAAIGGGFGSKLDTYAHEYIAILLAHRTGRPVKIVFDREEEFFATSPRQPVNVRVRQGCDAEGRLTFREISMVLDNGAYTSWGATTPTVMMMPATSLYRVPNVRFEATCVYTNNTYCQAMRGYGTPQVTFAIECNLDELAEKVGLDPLEMRLRNANEPGEVTPQGFKVTTCGHRECIEEVAKRLDWENKRGRAGQRGSKRRGVGMACLMHVGGGAKIYRSDGCGTLIKVDDFGNVDVFSGSMDIGQGLDTVLRQIVAETLGVGIERVNVIVGDTDVCPWDVGVHASRSTFIAGNSALNAARMVRDQILEFAGQMLEAPPEILALENGQVVCREDPSKNLPLAKVLRRAHFAKTGNTMFMAAHFYEPDTDMLEGEFKGNYSCTYAWGCHGVEVEVDTATGHVEIVKYVAAHDVGRAINPMLLRGQVQGAVMMGIGYALSEEMIFEQGRLRNPNFRDYKILTAKDAVKVEPVIVETEDPAGPFGAKGIGEPGLVPSAPAIANAIYDAVGVRLNRLPLKPERVLRALKERGAPLGPCGALQREG
- a CDS encoding nucleotidyltransferase family protein; amino-acid sequence: MRSRALRFAAQARGTVGGFITVRWGTNGFTVRAWEALRGELRSRTRLSSRPHAPPGVWRRFGGVARPPSGPKAPDRRPTTDDQRPKLRGSLAGLLLAAGASARMGGPNKLLLPVEGEPLVRRPARALLEAGLRPVVVVVGRDAEAVRQALKGLPVLFAENPDFSEGMAGSLRKGVEALGSGVEAVAIALGDLPDLGAPVVRRLVAAFRDAAQGIVVPVHEGRRGHPVLLDLRRYRGGLLALAGDEGARSILRRYPEEVLEVAVEDPGVIADVDTPEEYERIRQGARAPRPKTDDQRPITNNQ
- a CDS encoding class I SAM-dependent methyltransferase, translating into MTRDETLILEINRLWAPVYPHMARYLLGRCGGRPGRLLDLGPFAGGIAVEALRQRDGLEAVVYDESPAVPGWAGDLARTAGVADRLEARVGPLEPLALEDRSFDAVVVRGAFFFLTPGLLAEVARVLAEGGFGWVGGGYGPDTPEEVIRPIADVSRELNARLGKRWVSADEARTLVREAGLADRARVVERGGLWIEVRG